A stretch of Cucumis sativus cultivar 9930 chromosome 2, Cucumber_9930_V3, whole genome shotgun sequence DNA encodes these proteins:
- the LOC101216307 gene encoding acyl carrier protein 1, chloroplastic, with protein MASITASSLSLRSAAPQWRQIAGTSKLSGSRRVSFSFQGRNNFSSRRLQSLRISCAAKPETVEKVSKIVKKQLALPDDSTVNGESKFSTLGADSLDTVEIVMGLEEEFGISVEEESAQSITTVQEAADLIEDLILKKGA; from the exons ATGGCTTCCATCACAGCTTCATCACTCTCTCTGCGATCTGCAGCTCCTCAATGGCGCCAAATCGCT GGAACATCCAAGCTTTCAGGTTCAAGGAGGGTTTCGTTTTCTTTCCAAGGGAGAAACAATTTCTCATCTAGAAGATTACAGTCGCTTCGAATTTCATGTgct GCCAAGCCAGAGACAGTTGAAAAGGTTAGCAAAATAGTGAAGAAGCAATTGGCATTGCCAGATGATTCCACTGTTAATGGCGAATCCAAATTTTCAACGCTTGGAGCTGATTCTCTTGACACG GTTGAGATTGTGATGGGACTTGAGGAAGAGTTTGGGATCAGTGTGGAAGAGGAGAGTGCACAAAGCATCACAACCGTTCAAGAGGCTGCAGATCTGATCGAGGATCTCATCCTAAAAAAAGGtgcttaa
- the LOC101216556 gene encoding superoxide dismutase [Cu-Zn] 1 has protein sequence MVKAVAVLESNQGVSGSIFFSQNGNGPTIITGNISGLKAGLHGFHVHALGDTTNGCLSTGPHFNPEGKDHGAPDDENRHVGDLGNVVAGDDGTATFSIIDKQISLVGPNSVLGRSIVVHADPDDLGRGGTELSLTTGNAGERIGCGVIGLQE, from the exons ATGGTGAAAGCTGTAGCTGTTCTTGAGAGCAATCAGGGAGTCAGTGGAAGCATCTTCTTTAGCCAAAATGGCAATG GTCCAACTATAATTACAGGAAATATTTCTGGTCTTAAGGCAGGGCTTCATGGCTTCCATGTTCATGCCCTTGGGGACACAACCAATGGTTGCTTATCAACTG GGCCACATTTCAACCCTGAAGGCAAAGACCATGGTGCCCCAGATGATGAGAATCGTCACGTTGGTGATCTTGGAAATGTGGTTGCTGGTGATGATG GTACTGCTACTTTCTCAATTATTGACAAACAG ATTTCCCTTGTTGGACCAAATTCCGTTCTTGGAAGGTCTATTGTTGTCCATGCAGATCCTGATGATCTTGGCAGGG GTGGAACTGAACTTAGCCTGACCACTGGCAATGCGGGTGAGAGAATAGGCTGTG GCGTTATTGGGCTGCAAGAGTGA
- the LOC101217350 gene encoding coiled-coil domain-containing protein SCD2, whose product MDRMRPVYTRQKSNAGTPLAPASPLVSSFPHHNRSGSTGLANSRRGQNNAAKAAAQRLAKVMASSADDEDEEDDLSFDYSLASGTGSIGLAGGRSVRARSPMQSFRTIQEQPTSGHAGSIGRASQTVNPTEQSLSGRSTLGYRPAHSDNNVEQPLITRTSTSGRSSHLGNSIEQTPSTRSTSISRPNLGVRTVPLVPSSVSISLKPTLPVTPKEGQSDTRTSLRPALPVTPKEGQVDTRASHRPALPVTPKEGQFDIKTSLRPALPVTPKEAQFDSKISIRPSFPVTPTEGQLDTKRDKRLSLDMGSINFRDTSNQPSSSDLQDELDMVQEENETLLEKLRLAEERCEEAEARARQLESQVAMLGEGVTLEARLLSRKEAALQQREAALRVASQSHGSRGTHHIAALKTEAETARDEATSALEHLDEAEAELQSLRIMTHRMILTKEEMEEVVLKRCWLARYWSLCVRYGIHAEVAGARYEYWSSFTSSPVEVVLEAGKKAKEVTASNDLEGRENQRDLNEFSSESNVESMLLVERGLRELATLKVEDAVALAMARDRRANLLKPDEAKLPIEGQFEAFELSPEESEDVAFKQAWLTYFWKRAKLDELEPDIADERLEFWINHTNKSTSHDAVDVERGLIELRKLGIENQLWERSRRGLEVNPNRRPHQSDF is encoded by the exons ATGGATCGGATGAGACCGGTATATACTCGACAGAAAAGTAATGCTGGCACCCCACTGGCTCCAGCGTCGCCGTTGGTGTCCTCGTTTCCCCACCACAACCGATCAGGTTCAACTGGCTTGGCAAATTCCAGGAGGGGACAGAACAATGCAGCGAAAGCTGCAGCACAAAGGCTTGCTAAAGTGATGGCAAGTTCAGCTGATGAtgaggatgaagaagatgatctTTCTTTTGATTATAGTTTAGCGAGTGGCACAGGGAGCATTGGTCTAGCAGGTGGAAGATCAGTCAGAGCCCGCTCTCCTATG caatcaTTTAGAACTATTCAAGAACAACCTACTTCAGGACATGCGGGATCAATCGGTCGAGCATCTCAAACTGTGAACCCTACAGAGCAATCATTGTCAGGTCGTTCAACGCTAGGATATCGGCCAGCTCATTCTGATAATAATGTTGAACAGCCGCTCATTACTCGCACTTCGACCTCTGGTCGCTCATCCCATCTAGGCAACTCCATAGAACAGACTCCATCTACTCGTTCAACATCAATTAGTCGTCCAAATTTGGGAGTCAGGACTGTTCCATTGGTACCTTCTTCTGTATCCATATCACTTAAACCAACATTGCCAGTAACTCCCAAAGAGGGTCAATCTGATACGAGAACATCACTTAGACCAGCGTTGCCGGTAACTCCAAAAGAGGGTCAAGTTGATACTAGAGCATCACATAGACCAGCCTTGCCTGTAACTCCAAAAGAGGGTCAATTTGATATCAAAACGTCACTTAGACCAGCCTTGCCCGTGACACCAAAAGAGGCTCAGTTTGATTCTAAGATATCAATTAGACCAAGCTTTCCAGTAACTCCAACAGAGGGTCAGTTAGACACCAAAAGAGATAAGAG ACTATCTTTGGATATGGGAAGCATAAACTTCAGAGACACTAGCAACCAGCCTTCCAGTTCTGATCTACAGGATGAG CTTGATATGGTACAGGAGGAAAATGAGACTTTACTTGAAAAG CTTCGACTTGCAGAAGAAAGATGTGAGGAAGCAGAGGCTAGAGCCCGGCAGCTTGAGAGTCAG GTTGCTATGCTTGGAGAAGGTGTGACGCTAGAAGCCCGTCTTTTGAGCAG GAAGGAGGCAGCTTTGCAGCAGAGAGAG GCTGCTTTGAGAGTTGCATCACAATCTCACGGGAGCAGAGGTACTCATCATATTGCTGCACTTAAAACTGAAGCAGAG ACCGCAAGGGATGAGGCAACATCTGCTTTGGAGCACTTGGACGAAGCTGAGGCAGAGTTGCAGTCGCTTAGGATTATGACCCATAGAATGATACTGACCAAAGAAGAAATG GAAGAGGTTGTTTTGAAGAGGTGTTGGCTTGCTCGATACTGGAGCTTATGCGTCCGTTATG GTATTCATGCTGAGGTAGCTGGAGCAAGATATGAATACTGGTCATCGTTTACTTCAAGTCCCGTTGAAGTTGTTTTGGAAGCAGGAAAGAAAGCTAAAGAGGTGACAG CAAGCAATGATTTGGAGGGAAGAGAAAATCAACGAGACTTGAACGAATTTTCCAGTGAGTCAAATGTCGAAAGCATGCTTTTAGTGGAGAGAGGTTTGCGGGAGCTGGCCACATTGAAG GTAGAGGACGCAGTGGCTCTTGCAATGGCTCGCGATCGACGtgcaaatttgttaaaaccaG ATGAAGCAAAGCTCCCTATAGAAGGACAATTTGAAGCATTTG AATTAAGCCCAGAGGAGTCAGAGGATGTAGCGTTTAAGCAG GCTTGGCTCACCTATTTCTGGAAGAGAGCAAAACTTGATGAACTTGAACCAGACATAGCAGATGAACGTCTAGAGTTCTGGATCAACCACACTAACAAATCTACTTCTCATGATGCCGTTGATG TTGAGCGTGGGCTGATAGAGTTGAGGAAGCTAGGCATTGAAAACCAGCTGTGGGAAAGATCTCGAAGAGGGTTAGAGGTGAACCCTAACCGCAGACCTCATCAATCCGACTTCTGA
- the LOC101216070 gene encoding vesicle-associated protein 2-2 isoform X1, translating into MSTKLLHIQPKELQFLFELRKQSTCTVQLSNNTHHHVAFKVKTTSPKKYCVRPNVGIILPKSTCEFSVIMQAQRAAPPDMLCKDKFLIQSTIVPSGITEEDITASMFSKDGGKYIEEDKLKVALISPLNSPILSPSDGALDARMDDVMKLNEDSGPLSDGMDTNETPKLKDQNGASDEVLPSVVPILRYQNGLSNEGMTHEASRFKDDFVALKGERTIEALKPSDQNGAFREEVLPHEFSRLKDPNETSKEELPREALKPRDQNRALKEEELSVESPTKKVQNGALKWGAYGSSHLENPVPDTKFPEDADESLELNNSMSRLQKTAEIKQGTELEPLKLKKAEQLQLVKDIDEMKSKLHEIELKLGEAQGTISMLSEARRLSAQEVKILKEKLLELSRRGRASNQVGFPPLFICMVALICIVFGFVLHH; encoded by the exons ATGAGTACGAAACTCTTGCATATCCAGCCTAAGGAATTACAATTCTTAT TTGAATTGAGGAAACAAAGTACGTGCACAGTTCAACTATCCAATAATACCCATCATCATGTTGCCTTTAAA GTTAAAACTACGTCTCCTAAGAAATATTGTGTTCGACCAAATGTTGGGATAATTTTGCCAAAATCAACATGTGAATTTTCAG TTATAATGCAAGCTCAACGGGCTGCCCCACCTGATATGTTATGTAAAGACAAGTTTTTAATTCAAAGCACAATCGTTCCTTCAGGGATAACAGAAGAGGACATCACTGCAAGTATG TTTTCAAAAGATGGAGGCAAATATATTGAAGAGGATAAGCTCAAAGTGGCGCTCATTAGTCCGCTGAATTCCCCAATACTCTCGCCTTCTGATGGAGCATTGGACGCTAGAATGGATGACGttatgaaattgaatgaaGATAGTGGACCATTAAGTGATGGGATGGACACCAATGAAACCCCAAAGCTGAAAGATCAAAATGGTGCATCAGATGAGGTACTTCCCTCCGTGGTTCCAATCCTAAGATATCAAAATGGACTATCAAATGAGGGCATGACCCATGAGGCTTCAAGATTCAAAGATGATTTTGTTGCATTGAAGGGGGAGCGGACCATTGAAGCTTTAAAGCCATCTGATCAAAATGGAGCATTCAGGGAGGAGGTTCTGCCTCATGAGTTTTCAAGACTGAAGGATCCAAATGAAACATCAAAGGAAGAGCTACCTCGTGAAGCATTAAAACCGAGAGATCAAAATCGAGCATTAAAGGAAGAGGAGTTGAGTGTTGAATCACCaacaaaaaaagttcaaaatggtGCACTGAAGTGGGGAGCCTACGGAAGTTCACATCTGGAGAATCCAGTACCAGACacaaaa TTTCCTGAGGATGCGGATGAATCCCTAGAGCTAAACAATAGCATGTCAAGATTACAAAAGACTGCTGAGATAAAGCAAGGCACAGAATTGGAACCTTTGAAACTGAAAAAAGCTGAACAGCTACAGTTAGTTAAGGACATTGATGAGATGAAATCGAAGCTAcatgaaattgaattaaagCTTGGAGAG GCTCAAGGTACCATTTCAATGCTGTCTGAAGCGAGGAGATTAAGTGCTCAAGAAGTGAAAATCTTGAAGGAGAAATTG CTGGAACTGAGTAGGAGGGGCAGGGCGAGCAATCAAGTCGGTTTTCCTCCTTTGTTTATCTGTATGGTGGCGTTAATTTGCATTGTGTTCGGATTCGTTTTGCACCATTGA
- the LOC101217582 gene encoding pentatricopeptide repeat-containing protein At1g06270 — protein sequence MNIGRTKTSAFLLNFHHFLGQYSSIHSISPSQTLQDSIKAAVESKSYKKLPDLFPSLQEACHNPNLFLFLSTFPLNLRTQVVDEILQSLISIRPRSKSQFVHGSLLFYTLQSPSPFPLSLPVLQRILHSGCVPSPQTHFLLSSAWLKQRSQAKSVANILMDMQSIGYKPDSNICNYLISSLCSIGELAEAFQVLKGMGGAGCIPDLESYGTLIHAATAVRRTDKAVELLKEMVVKVKLMPRQGTITNVVAALRTNREVRRAVEIIELLERDSHDVGFESYELLVEGCLECREYILAGKVTMGMTDRGFIPYIKVRQEVVEGLAGIGEVELASAVRRRFVELGS from the coding sequence ATGAAtattggaagaacaaagactTCTgcttttttacttaattttcaTCACTTTTTGGGGCAATATTCTTCTATCCACTCAATATCACCGTCACAAACCCTTCAAGACAGCATTAAAGCTGCTGTTGAATCAAAGTCGTATAAGAAACTTCCTGATCTGTTTCCTTCATTGCAAGAAGCTTGCCACAACCCCAatcttttcttgtttctctcCACTTTTCCTCTTAATTTAAGAACACAAGTTGTGGATGAGATATTACAATCTTTAATATCTATTAGACCTCGCTCAAAATCCCAATTTGTCCATGGCTCTCTGCTTTTCTACACTCTTCAAAGTCCTTCACCTTTTCCCCTCTCTCTTCCAGTCCTCCAGAGGATTCTCCACTCTGGTTGTGTCCCTTCCCCTCAGACtcattttctactttcttCTGCCTGGCTAAAACAACGTAGCCAGGCTAAGTCTGTTGCTAATATCTTGATGGATATGCAGTCAATTGGTTATAAGCCTGACAGCAACATATGTAACTATCTTATATCCTCTCTTTGTTCCATTGGTGAATTAGCTGAGGCCTTTCAAGTTTTGAAAGGTATGGGAGGGGCAGGGTGTATTCCTGACTTGGAGAGTTATGGCACCTTAATTCATGCAGCAACAGCTGTTAGACGGACGGACAAGGCAGTGGAATTGCTAAAAGAAATGGTTGTGAAAGTTAAATTGATGCCAAGACAAGGAACGATTACTAACGTTGTGGCCGCGTTACGAACAAACCGAGAGGTAAGGAGAGCAGTTGAGATTATTGAGCTGTTGGAGAGGGACAGTCACGATGTTGGATTTGAGAGCTATGAGCTTCTTGTTGAAGGTTGTCTAGAGTGTCGTGAGTATATTTTAGCGGGAAAGGTGACCATGGGGATGACAGACAGAGGGTTTATACCATATATCAAGGTCAGGCAAGAGGTTGTTGAGGGGCTGGCTGGCATTGGGGAAGTGGAACTTGCTTCTGCTGTAAGACGCAGATTTGTAGAGTTGGGGTCTTAG
- the LOC105434715 gene encoding LOW QUALITY PROTEIN: senescence-specific cysteine protease SAG12 (The sequence of the model RefSeq protein was modified relative to this genomic sequence to represent the inferred CDS: inserted 3 bases in 2 codons; deleted 2 bases in 1 codon; substituted 3 bases at 3 genomic stop codons): MSNTFVALTNFKATYLGYKTFSLPYTLFEYENTVNLPTNVDWRKDGAITPIKNQGQCGTNYCWAFSAVAAVEGINKIKTGKLMSLPEQELVDYDVTSGNQECSGGYIYKAFEFIKKTSLTTKTEYPYKRTESACNKQKAKYQSVSISGYEKVLVNNEKSXKAESTIAKQPASVAIDAGGXNFQFYSSGIFSSNXEQLNREGTIVEYREASNKAYXLVKNSWGIGXGESSYIRIRMKRDSTTSKVLPGVN; encoded by the exons ATGTCTAATACATTTGTTGCATTGACAAAT TTTAAGGCAACTTACTTGGGGTATAAAACTTTTTCGCTTCCATATacattatttgaatatgaaaataCCGTTAATCTGCCTACTAACGTTGATTGGAGAAAGGACGGTGCAATTACCCCGATAAAGAATCAAGGCCAATGTGGTACGAACTA CTGCTGGGCATTCTCTGCAGTAGCAGCAGTTGAAggcatcaacaaaataaaaacagggAAATTGATGTCTCTTCCAGAACAAGAGCTTGTAGACTACGATGTGACCTCGGGGAACCAGGAATGCAGTGGTGGTTACATATATAAAGCATTTGAGTTCATCAAGAAAACTAGTCTAACTACAAAAACAGAATATCCATACAAAAGAACTGAATCTGCATGCAACAAACAAAAAGCGAAATACCAGTCTGTGTCAATAAGTGGATATGAAAAAGTACTCGTCAACAATGAGAAAAGCTAAAAAGCAGAAAGC ACAATTGCTAAACAGCCAGCCTCTGTAGCAATTGATGCAGGGG ACAATTTTCAGTTCTATTCTAGTGGAATTTTCTCAAGCAA TGAGCAACTGAATCGTGAAGGAACAATAGTTGAGTATAGGGAAGCTAGCAATAAAGCTTATTGACTTGTCAAGAATTCATGGGGCATTGGCTAGGGTGAATCAAGTTACATAAGAATAAGAATGAAGCGTGATTCAACCACAAGCAAGGTACTTCCTGGTGTTAATTGA
- the LOC101216070 gene encoding vesicle-associated protein 2-2 isoform X2 codes for MSTKLLHIQPKELQFLFELRKQSTCTVQLSNNTHHHVAFKVKTTSPKKYCVRPNVGIILPKSTCEFSVIMQAQRAAPPDMLCKDKFLIQSTIVPSGITEEDITASMFSKDGGKYIEEDKLKVALISPLNSPILSPSDGALDARMDDVMKLNEDSGPLSDGMDTNETPKLKDQNGASDEGERTIEALKPSDQNGAFREEVLPHEFSRLKDPNETSKEELPREALKPRDQNRALKEEELSVESPTKKVQNGALKWGAYGSSHLENPVPDTKFPEDADESLELNNSMSRLQKTAEIKQGTELEPLKLKKAEQLQLVKDIDEMKSKLHEIELKLGEAQGTISMLSEARRLSAQEVKILKEKLLELSRRGRASNQVGFPPLFICMVALICIVFGFVLHH; via the exons ATGAGTACGAAACTCTTGCATATCCAGCCTAAGGAATTACAATTCTTAT TTGAATTGAGGAAACAAAGTACGTGCACAGTTCAACTATCCAATAATACCCATCATCATGTTGCCTTTAAA GTTAAAACTACGTCTCCTAAGAAATATTGTGTTCGACCAAATGTTGGGATAATTTTGCCAAAATCAACATGTGAATTTTCAG TTATAATGCAAGCTCAACGGGCTGCCCCACCTGATATGTTATGTAAAGACAAGTTTTTAATTCAAAGCACAATCGTTCCTTCAGGGATAACAGAAGAGGACATCACTGCAAGTATG TTTTCAAAAGATGGAGGCAAATATATTGAAGAGGATAAGCTCAAAGTGGCGCTCATTAGTCCGCTGAATTCCCCAATACTCTCGCCTTCTGATGGAGCATTGGACGCTAGAATGGATGACGttatgaaattgaatgaaGATAGTGGACCATTAAGTGATGGGATGGACACCAATGAAACCCCAAAGCTGAAAGATCAAAATGGTGCATCAGATGAG GGGGAGCGGACCATTGAAGCTTTAAAGCCATCTGATCAAAATGGAGCATTCAGGGAGGAGGTTCTGCCTCATGAGTTTTCAAGACTGAAGGATCCAAATGAAACATCAAAGGAAGAGCTACCTCGTGAAGCATTAAAACCGAGAGATCAAAATCGAGCATTAAAGGAAGAGGAGTTGAGTGTTGAATCACCaacaaaaaaagttcaaaatggtGCACTGAAGTGGGGAGCCTACGGAAGTTCACATCTGGAGAATCCAGTACCAGACacaaaa TTTCCTGAGGATGCGGATGAATCCCTAGAGCTAAACAATAGCATGTCAAGATTACAAAAGACTGCTGAGATAAAGCAAGGCACAGAATTGGAACCTTTGAAACTGAAAAAAGCTGAACAGCTACAGTTAGTTAAGGACATTGATGAGATGAAATCGAAGCTAcatgaaattgaattaaagCTTGGAGAG GCTCAAGGTACCATTTCAATGCTGTCTGAAGCGAGGAGATTAAGTGCTCAAGAAGTGAAAATCTTGAAGGAGAAATTG CTGGAACTGAGTAGGAGGGGCAGGGCGAGCAATCAAGTCGGTTTTCCTCCTTTGTTTATCTGTATGGTGGCGTTAATTTGCATTGTGTTCGGATTCGTTTTGCACCATTGA